AATGATTATTTGTGCTCAACCAAAGCATAAACAACGTCAAGGTTAATTATTAGTCTAAAAAATTTATTCAGAAAGGAAACGAAATATGGCTCGTATTAATGGAGTTGAAATCCCAAATGATAAAAGAGTTGTTATCGCTTTAACATACATCTATGGTGTAGGGTTAACAACTTCGCAAGAAATCTTAGCTAAAACAAAAATTAGCGAAGAAATTCGTGTTAAAGATTTAACAGAAGAACAAATTAAAATAATTTCTTCAGCATTAGCAACAGTTAAAACTGAAGGAGAATTAAGAAGAGAAGTTTCTTTAAACATTAAACGTTTAATGGAAAATGGAAGCTACAGAGGACTACGTCACCGTAAAGGGCTTCCAGCAAGAGGACAATCTTCAAAAACAAACGCAAGAACAGTTAAAGGTCCTAGAAAAACTGTAGCTAACAAGAAAAAATAGGTAGAAGGAGAATATTAAGATGGCAAATCCAAAACCACAAGGTAAAAAACGTATCAAGAAAAATATTCCTAAAGGTATCGCTCACGTTCATTCTACTTTTAACAATACAATTGTTACTATTAGTGATGAAAAAGGTAATGTATTATCATGATCTTCAGCAGGTGCTTTAGGATTTAAAGGTTCTAAAAAATCAACACCTTATGCAGCACAAATGATCGCAGAAGCTGCTGCAAAAGGAGCAATGGATAATGGGGTTAAAACTATTTCTGTTGAAGTTAAAGGTCCAGGACCAGGAAGAGATGCAGCTGTAAGAAGTTTACAAGCAGCTGGATTAGAAATCACAGCAATTAAAGATACAACACCAATCCCACATAATGGAGTGCGTCCACCAAAACGCCCAAGAGGTTAAGATGAAGCAATTTATGAGACCAGAATTCACTCTTCTTAAAGAGGAAAATAATAAAACATATGGTAAGTTTATGGTTGAACCACTTGAAAGAGGATTCGGAGTTACTCTAGGAAACGCAATTAGAAGAACTTTATTAGCAGCAACCCCTGGAGCAGCAGTATTCGCAATCAAACTTGACGGTGCGGCTCATGAATTTACAGCAATCAACGGAATTGTTGAAAATGTATCAAGAATAATCTTGAACATTAAAAACTTAGTTTTAAAAATTGATGAAAAAATGTATAGTGATGATGAAGTAGTTGAATTAAAAATCAAATCATCAGTAACTGGACCAGTTAAAGCTGCAGAACTTGTAGTTCCTGCTGGAGTTGAAGTTTTAAATAAAGATTTACACATCGCAACAATCGCTGATGGAGGAGTTTTTAATTTAACATTATTTGCTAAAAACTCACGTGGATATAAATCATTTAAAGACAACAAAAAAGAAAAGGGTGTAGAAAATGGAGCAATTACAATTGATTCAAACTACTCACCAATCGTTAAAGTTGCTTACAATGTAGATACTACTAAAATCGGTCGTTCAATTGATTTAGAAAAATTAGAAATCGAAGTTAATACTGATGGATCAATTACAGCTGTTGAAGCAATTGCAACAGCTGCTAAAGTTCTTGTAGCACACTTAGAGTTCTTTGTTAACTTGTCTTCACAATTAGATAATGTTGAAATTATTGGAATTGCTGATGAAGATGAAAAAGAATTAGATAAAACAGTTGAAGAATTAGACTTTACACAAAGAAGTTTAAACTGTTTAAAACGTGCCGGAATTGATAGCTTAAGAGAATTAGTTTCTCGTAGTGAAGATGAAATCCAAGAAATTAGAAACTTAGGACGTAAATCATTTAAAGAAATTAAAGATAAAGTTGCTCAATTAAGTTTAACTTTTAAACAAGTATAAGAAATAGAATTTAGGAGGTAAAAATTAATGTCATACATTCCCAAAAGAGGTAAGAATACAGCATGAAGACAATCTCTTATGCGTAACTTAACTTCAGAATTAATTATTTCTGAAAAATTAGAAATAACTGAAACTAGAGCTAAAGAATTAAGAAAACATTTTGATAAAATGATCACTTTAGCAAAACGCGGAGATTTACACGCAAGAAGACAAGCGGCTGCTTGATTGCGTGATATTGAAACAGCTAAACAAGAACCAATTTTAACAAAATTATTTACTGATTTAGCAAAAAGATATAAATCAAGAAATGGTGGATACACTAGAATTCTTAAATTAGATAATCGTAAAGGTGATAACGCCCCAATCGTAATTATCGAATTGGTATAGTCTTAAAAAAATAAACCATTTTCGGTTTATTTTTTTGTTTTATCTTGTTTCTATTTTATAAAAATTATAAAATACATAATAGATTGTATTTAATTATAATAATGGAGGTTTATTTATTATGTCATTACAAAAATTTAAAGAAATAAAATTAACAGATAATGACTTAAATGAATTTAAGTTATTACTAAGTGAATTTTATTTAAAAAAAGCAACTGAACAAGAAAAATTGTTTGTAGCTCGTAAAGCTTTAAAAAGAGAAGAAATCTCAAAAGAAGAGTTTACAAAAATCAAAAATCATGTGGAATTATTAAATAATGAATATGCAAAAATTGCCGTGAGCAAAGCCTTTAAAGAAAATTACAAGAATGCCAAATTTTTATTAAAACCAATTAAAGAAGGCCACGTCGATTTTGCTAATGCTAAAAGCGAACTTGCTTTTGCTCGTCATATGTATAGAGAATCAAAAACGGTCATTAAAGAACGTGGACGTGGAGCTCAGTTAGAAAAATTAAATGACATTGCTGTTGAAGTTAAAAAATTAAGTTTTAAATATGGACCTGAATTTCCTTACGCTTTATCGAATGTTAATTTTCAAATTAAACATGGAGAGTATGTAACCATAATTGGACACAACGGTTCTGGTAAATCAACTTTATCAAAAATTTTGATTGGAGTGTTAACTCCTGAGGTTGGAGATTTACAAATTTTTGGAAACACTGTAAACAAAAACACCTTAGACCAAATTCGTCGTTTCTTAGGAATTGTTTTTCAAAATCCTGATAATCAATTTATTGGTTCAACAGTTAGAGCAGATATCGCTTTTGGCTTAGAAAATAAACGTGTTGATCCTAAAGACATGGAAACAATGATTACTTCGGCTGCTAAAAAAGTTCGTATGACTGACTTTTTAGATCATGAGCCTCTAAATTTATCTGGAGGACAAAAACAACGTGTGGCAATTGCTTCAACTTTAGCTTTAAATCCAGACATTATCATTTTTGATGAAGCTACTTCAATGCTAGATCCTAAAGGTAAAAGAGAAATCAAAGAAATTATGGTTCAACTACGCGATGCGGGAAATAAAACAATTATTTCAATAACTCATGATATGGATGAAATTTTAAATGCCGATAAAGTAATTGTAATGAACGGTGGTAAATTAGTAAAAATGGGAACTCCAAGTGAAGTTTTATCAGATAAAGAGTTCTTGCGTTCTATTCATTTAGATATTCCGTTTATTGCAAATGTTGAAGAGAAATTACAAAATGTGGGAATTAATGTTTCTGGTTCAAAAAATATGGATGAGTTGGTGGATAAATTATGGCAAAAAAAATAATTGATAACAAAGAAAAACAACTTCAAAAACAATATATGAATGAATTAAAAGCTGATCGTAAAGCGAAAAAGGTTTTTGATTTTTCGGGTGATATTGTTTTAGAAAATGTTTCATACACATACTCAAAAAAAACTCCCTTTGAATTTAGAGCATTGGATAACGCTAACTTAACGATTACTAAGGGAAAAATCACTTGTGTAATCGGTACTACTGGTTCAGGAAAATCAACATTAATTCAATTGACTAATGGTTTATTAGTGAGTGAAACAGGAAGAACAATTATTGGTGATTATCAAATTCCTGCATCAATTGAAAAAATTAACGAAGTTAAAGAATTAAGAAAAGAAATCGGATTAGTTTTTCAATTTCCTGAATATCAATTATTTCAAGAAACTGTGGAAAAAGATATCGCTTTTGGTCCGATCAATTTGGGTGGTAATAAATTAGAGGCTTATCGTCAAGTTCCTGATTTATTAAAAATAATTGACATTCCTGCTGATTACTTAACACGTTCACCTTTTGAATTATCAGGAGGACAAAAACGTCGTGTGGCCATTGCTGGAATTATTGCAATGAATGGTAACACATTAGTACTTGATGAACCTACGGGAGGTTTAGATCCTCAAGGTGAAAATGATTTCATGGAATTATTTTTGAAATTAAATCGTGAACAAGGCAAAAGAATTGTTATGGTTACTCACAATATGGACCAAGTATTAAGAATCGCCGATGAAGTTGTGGTTTTACACAAAGGAAAATTAATTGATCGTGGAACACCATTTGAAATTTTTGGTAATGAGAAATTATTGAAAACAATTGAAATTGATGCTCCAAAAATTTATCAATTAATTTACAAATTAAAAGAAAAAGGTTTAGATTTAACCAAAAAAGCAATTCGAACAGAAACTGATTTTGCAAAAGAATATAGTTTAGCGATATCAAATAAGAAAAAATAGAAAGGAGTAATAATTATGAGAGTTACCTTTGGTAGATATATTCCAACAAATTCAATAATTCATAAAATGGATCCAAGAATGAAATTGTTTATGATTTTATTATTAATTGTTTCAGTCTTTTTTCCAATTGGATTTACAGGATATATAATTTTATCAGCAACAATTTTAACTTTATTTGCTGCATCAAAATTAAGTTGAAGAATGTTATTAACTTTATTAGCTCCCGTAGGAATTATCTTCTTTGTTATTTTCCTTATTAATATTTTCATGATGCATCCAAGTGCTGATAATATTAATACTATTGTGACTAATGCATCTAGCATTCCAAATTTACAAAATTGAAACGTAACTTTTAGTAGTAGTGATTACATTTATGGTTTTATTGGTCCTAGTGCTTGAAGTAATGTTGATATGAACAATTTAGATCCTAAAGTTGCTAGTGCATTTAGTCAAATGGTTTCTTTAGGGCATTTTGTTAAATGAAAAGTATTTTGAGTTAGTGAAAAAGCCTTATACTCAGCATTTATGATGGGTTGAAGAATTTACTTAATGATAACTTTAACAACTATTTTAACGGGTTCAACTCAACCATTAGAGTTAACATTAGCAATCGAAGACTTGTTATATCCTTTAAAAATGATTGGAATTCCTATTTATATTCTTTCAATGATTATTTCAATTGCTCTACGTATGATTCCAACTTTAATTGATGAAGCAGGAAGAATTATGAAGGCTCAATCTTCAAGAGGAATTGATATTAAAAATGGAAAATCCAAAGACAAGGTTAAAGGTTTAACTTCATTAATTATTCCGCTATTAGTTTCTGCTTTCCAAAAAGCTGAAGATTTAGCCTATGCTATGGATGCTCGTGGGTATGATCCACATGCAAAAAGAACAAGATATATTCAATTTAAATTTAGAGGAATTGACGTGGCAATTTTTTTAGCAGGAATTGCTATTGCAACGTTTATTATTACTTATTCATTTGTGTTCCCCGTATCTGAAGCATTTTTACATATTCCATATGTAGATCAATTATTAAGTTAATGATGAGTTTATTATTAACACTAGCTTATGATGGTTCAGATTATAGTGGTTGAGTTATTCAAAAAAAACATCTAACCATTCAAGGGGAATTGAATAAAGCAATTAAAAATGTTATTAAAAATAATGATTTTAAAACAATAGGATCTTCAAAAACAGATGCTCATGTGCATGCAAGTGATCAAAAAGTTTTATTAACTATTAATTTTGAAATAAAAAATTTAGAACGTTTTCAACAAGCGCTAAATAAAGCTTTGTCTACAGCAATACAAATTCTTTCTATTGAAATTGTTAGCTCTGACTTTAATATTCGTCATGCTCGACAAAAAGAATATGAGTATACTCTTAATGATGTTGACACTAATGTTTTTAGCGCTCGTTTTGAAGAACAATGAAAATACGGAAAAATTGATATTGCAAAATTACAAAGTATTTTAAAGGTTTTTATTGGTGAGCATGATTTTAAACTTTTTTCAGGTTTAAGTCTTGAAGAGCAAAAAACCATTACAACGGTACGTACAATTGAAAATATTAAAGTGTTAAGGATCGACAACAAGGTTAAAATCATTTTTAACGGTAAAGCTTTTATTCGTTATCAAATTAGAATGATTGTCGGTACTGCTCTTAAAGCATATTTGGGTAAAGTCTCGCTTTCAACCATTTCAGAAAAACTTCAGGGATCAGGAACTAAATTACCTTATGTAGCTAATGCTGCTGGTTTGTGTTTAAAGAAAATAATTTTTTAAAAAATAAGTATTTTTAAACTTATTTTTTATTTTTTTATTGTATTATTATTTTATGAGAGACAAAGTTTAAAACAATGTCACGTTAGTTAAAAAATACTATTTTTAAATACTTTTGGATGATCTTCGGTGAGAAGGAAGTGTTTATTAATAATAATTTTTAACAAATTTAGTCTCTCAGTTAATATGAAAATCTCTATGAAAATAGAGTTTTTTTTATGCAATTTTAGTAAAATTATATAAATATGAAGGAATGATAAAATGGAAAGAAAAAAAACTTTAGTTGATAAAATTTCAATTTTCTTTACAGCTACATCGCTAGCTCATTTTTTATTGGCGTTTTTAATCACTCCAGATAAATGATTTTATTCTTTTGCTTTTACAACTTTAAACTTAGGATTAATTTTTGCAACATTATTGTTTTCGTTAACAATTTTAATTTTGTTGTCAAAGATTTTAAAAAATTATCGATTAGGCATTAAAAATTTGGTTAAAGTTCAGATTTCAAAAAACTTTAAAATTGCATTATTTTTATGAGCATTTGAAGTTTTAATAGAAATTATTATTTTCATTTCGTCTTTAACAAACCATATGGGAGAAATGAACTCTCTAATTGAATTAGGAAAAATGAATAATGAAGTTTTATATGCTGTTTATATTACTGAAATTGTTTCGATTTCACTAATGTTAGTAACAACAATCACTTCAACTGTCTTGCTATTATTAGCTTCAAAAGCACTTGCTTTTGTTTCTC
The sequence above is drawn from the Williamsoniiplasma somnilux genome and encodes:
- the rplQ gene encoding 50S ribosomal protein L17; protein product: MSYIPKRGKNTAWRQSLMRNLTSELIISEKLEITETRAKELRKHFDKMITLAKRGDLHARRQAAAWLRDIETAKQEPILTKLFTDLAKRYKSRNGGYTRILKLDNRKGDNAPIVIIELV
- a CDS encoding energy-coupling factor transporter ATPase — protein: MSLQKFKEIKLTDNDLNEFKLLLSEFYLKKATEQEKLFVARKALKREEISKEEFTKIKNHVELLNNEYAKIAVSKAFKENYKNAKFLLKPIKEGHVDFANAKSELAFARHMYRESKTVIKERGRGAQLEKLNDIAVEVKKLSFKYGPEFPYALSNVNFQIKHGEYVTIIGHNGSGKSTLSKILIGVLTPEVGDLQIFGNTVNKNTLDQIRRFLGIVFQNPDNQFIGSTVRADIAFGLENKRVDPKDMETMITSAAKKVRMTDFLDHEPLNLSGGQKQRVAIASTLALNPDIIIFDEATSMLDPKGKREIKEIMVQLRDAGNKTIISITHDMDEILNADKVIVMNGGKLVKMGTPSEVLSDKEFLRSIHLDIPFIANVEEKLQNVGINVSGSKNMDELVDKLWQKK
- the rpsK gene encoding 30S ribosomal protein S11 — translated: MANPKPQGKKRIKKNIPKGIAHVHSTFNNTIVTISDEKGNVLSWSSAGALGFKGSKKSTPYAAQMIAEAAAKGAMDNGVKTISVEVKGPGPGRDAAVRSLQAAGLEITAIKDTTPIPHNGVRPPKRPRG
- a CDS encoding DNA-directed RNA polymerase subunit alpha; its protein translation is MKQFMRPEFTLLKEENNKTYGKFMVEPLERGFGVTLGNAIRRTLLAATPGAAVFAIKLDGAAHEFTAINGIVENVSRIILNIKNLVLKIDEKMYSDDEVVELKIKSSVTGPVKAAELVVPAGVEVLNKDLHIATIADGGVFNLTLFAKNSRGYKSFKDNKKEKGVENGAITIDSNYSPIVKVAYNVDTTKIGRSIDLEKLEIEVNTDGSITAVEAIATAAKVLVAHLEFFVNLSSQLDNVEIIGIADEDEKELDKTVEELDFTQRSLNCLKRAGIDSLRELVSRSEDEIQEIRNLGRKSFKEIKDKVAQLSLTFKQV
- the rpsM gene encoding 30S ribosomal protein S13 — its product is MARINGVEIPNDKRVVIALTYIYGVGLTTSQEILAKTKISEEIRVKDLTEEQIKIISSALATVKTEGELRREVSLNIKRLMENGSYRGLRHRKGLPARGQSSKTNARTVKGPRKTVANKKK
- the truA gene encoding tRNA pseudouridine(38-40) synthase TruA, whose product is MMMSLLLTLAYDGSDYSGWVIQKKHLTIQGELNKAIKNVIKNNDFKTIGSSKTDAHVHASDQKVLLTINFEIKNLERFQQALNKALSTAIQILSIEIVSSDFNIRHARQKEYEYTLNDVDTNVFSARFEEQWKYGKIDIAKLQSILKVFIGEHDFKLFSGLSLEEQKTITTVRTIENIKVLRIDNKVKIIFNGKAFIRYQIRMIVGTALKAYLGKVSLSTISEKLQGSGTKLPYVANAAGLCLKKIIF
- a CDS encoding energy-coupling factor transporter ATPase: MNELKADRKAKKVFDFSGDIVLENVSYTYSKKTPFEFRALDNANLTITKGKITCVIGTTGSGKSTLIQLTNGLLVSETGRTIIGDYQIPASIEKINEVKELRKEIGLVFQFPEYQLFQETVEKDIAFGPINLGGNKLEAYRQVPDLLKIIDIPADYLTRSPFELSGGQKRRVAIAGIIAMNGNTLVLDEPTGGLDPQGENDFMELFLKLNREQGKRIVMVTHNMDQVLRIADEVVVLHKGKLIDRGTPFEIFGNEKLLKTIEIDAPKIYQLIYKLKEKGLDLTKKAIRTETDFAKEYSLAISNKKK
- a CDS encoding energy-coupling factor transporter transmembrane component T family protein, which codes for MRVTFGRYIPTNSIIHKMDPRMKLFMILLLIVSVFFPIGFTGYIILSATILTLFAASKLSWRMLLTLLAPVGIIFFVIFLINIFMMHPSADNINTIVTNASSIPNLQNWNVTFSSSDYIYGFIGPSAWSNVDMNNLDPKVASAFSQMVSLGHFVKWKVFWVSEKALYSAFMMGWRIYLMITLTTILTGSTQPLELTLAIEDLLYPLKMIGIPIYILSMIISIALRMIPTLIDEAGRIMKAQSSRGIDIKNGKSKDKVKGLTSLIIPLLVSAFQKAEDLAYAMDARGYDPHAKRTRYIQFKFRGIDVAIFLAGIAIATFIITYSFVFPVSEAFLHIPYVDQLLS